In Xenorhabdus griffiniae, the genomic window TGCTTGGTGGAACATTCGCAGCGATATATTTTAATTGGGTAGATTTGGAAACATTGTTAAAGAACTGCTTTTGGGGCAATGGAGAGAAATATGCTTTTTGGAGTACGAGTGAAGATCGCCCGAGATTAAGCTCTCAATTTAAGACAATAATGCTCAATGAGAAAAACACCAGAGATGCATATTTGGTTGAGTTTCAAGAATTTTTAAATACTTTTATTAAACCAACTGTAAAAATTGGAAATAATAAACAAGGAAAGATAATCTATAAATTTATATTACCTAACTTCAAATGGGGAGAATCAGAGATATATCATGAAGTTATTCCATCTGGGTTATCAGATGGCTATAGCGATCCTGATTCATCAATAACTGAGCGTAGTTATGGTAGATATCTTTATTCTGTAGCAAAAGATAAGTTTGATAAAGCGATAAATATTACTCGTAAAAATCGTGCAAATCTCATTTTTGATGAAGAGAGCGGTTTAACTACACTAACCGTAGAAGTAGATGAGCAATATGCTGCGTATATGAAAGTATTTTGGTATTACAAACCAACAAGAGATACTATTTCTCCACTTCACTATAAATGGGGAAAAGAACCCACGTTAGAAAACGCAGTTTATGGATATGAAGATGAGGTACTACGTTAAATGAATAACTTAATAAAAAAATTGCTCAAAAAAGTTTTTCGAGTGAAAACGCCGCCAACAGAGCCATTATCGACATTTGGCGATCCTGTTCTGGCGGAAAAGTTAATTCTGCTAGATAATAAGACTGTAAAACGTGCAGGATTTTTGGATACCATCAATAGCAAAGAATGTCATTTTCGGCATAATCTTATCAGAGCAAGAAAAGAAGCTATAATCCCTGTGATGATAGGGTTTATGCTAGGTTTTGGTCTTTTTATTAACGATTTTGTTAAGGGATGGAAAGCAAACGAAAGAGCTCTTCTTAGATATGTTAATGATGCTAAAATACTTTATGGAGAACAAATTTTTTTAAGTCATGAGTTATCGGAAGATCTTGAATCATTAAAAATGATATCTGATGAAAAAAAAGTATCATTACCAAAATATCTATATATGCGCTATTCTAAAGATGGCTATTATGGTGAAGAAAGAGCCAGGCGATATCTGATTATAGATGCAAGTTTCGGATTGTTTTTCCTGAGCGCCAATATTCTTGCTATTACCATATTTTTAAGATTACGTAAGCCTGCTAATTTCATCATTGATCATGAAAGGCAACTTTTTTACACTTGGAAAAAAGGGAAAGTGTATGTAGCTCGCTATAAAGAGTTAAGTGTAGCATTTACTAATAATATTCTGCATTTTAAATGTTATGGCTTAAACGAAAATCATGAACTGACATACCAATTTTTTACCCCTTATCTTAGTCTTTTCAATTCAGAAGAGGATAAAGCTTATATCTTAGCCTTTATGTCAAAATATTTATTACAGGGAAAAGATGCTGTCAGCTCAGTGGATTTTAAACGTCGAGATCGATTACCGTGGCTTCGAAAGCAAGTAAAACCAACAGATTGGGAACAACAAATTTCAGCCATTTTAGCTGAATTAGATCGCTCAGGAGTACCTGATATTGCGTTATCTGAAAAAATAACCAAAAATATGCCATCATAAAAATGGCAGTAATAATGTCTTATTATTTACAACCAGAGCGTTTATTTCCGCTCTGGTAGAATAAATTAAACTTCAAGTTGCAATTTACAACACTCTATGAAACCTGATTTCTCCCTGCTTCGCGGGGAAAAATCACACGCATCTTGAAGTTAGATTGGTATATAACAATGAGTGACAATTGAAATTACAATAATTAATTTAAAATATGATAACGCCTCCTGGTTGGGGGGCGTCTTTCTTAAGATGATGGATACAAGTCCCAATGAATTTAAAAACCGAACCTGAATCGACATATTTGTAACAAAAGAACTATAAATGCCTTATACAATGCGCTGAGGTTCAAATTCATTCTGTTCAGTAAGAGATAATGTCACCGGTACAGATTTTGAAGTTGGCGTACCTGTGCCATCACCAACACTTTCCATTGGAACTAATGGGTTAGTTTCAGGGTAATAAGCAGCAAGATTCCCGCGCGGAATGGCATAAGGCACTAACTTAAAGCCGGAAACTTTACGCTCAATACCGTCATTCCATACTGTTTCAATATCGACCAAATCACCAGCCTGATATCCCAATTGCGCAATATCTTCTGGATTCATAAACAACACTTCCCGCTGACCATAAACTCCACGATAACGATCATCCAACCCATAAATCGTGGTGTTATATTGATCGTGTGAACGCAAGGTTTGCAAAGTGAAAGGAACATCAGCACCTTCAATTTGTGGGAACAGCGTTTTCGGCAGTGGTGCATGACTGAATTCGGCTTTTTTGCTCGGCGTCGCAAAACGTAATTCAGCCGCCGCATTGCCAAGATAGAAACCACCAGCGTGTTCACATTTTTTATTAAAATTATCAAACCCAGGAATGGTCGCTGCAATATGATCGCGGATTTTATTGTAATCTCCCGCTAATTCCAGCCAGTTAATAGTTGTGGTATTACCGACTGTCGCATTAGCAATACCGGCAATAATCGCTGTTTCAGAACGCTGGCTATCAAATAATGGCTTATTTACGCCCTCTGAGGCATGGACCATGCTGAAAGAGTCTTCTACGGTCACAAACTGTGCACCTGTGGCCTGAATATCTCGCTCGGTGCGTCCTAATGTCGGCAGAATCAATGCGCCTTTTTTACCGGTAATAAGATGACTCCGGTTTAATTTTGTGCTGATGTGTACCGTCAAATCACAGTGCCTAAGCGCTTCTTCTGTTCGCGGACTATCTGGTGCCGCTGCCGCAAGGTTTCCACCCAGCGCGATCAAAACCTTAACTTCATCACGCAACATGGCACTCAACGCTTCCACGACATGATGACCATGAGCACGAGGTGGTTCGAAACCAAAATGAGCAGCCATGCTATCCAAAAAAAGTTTGGCCGGTTTTTCATTAATTCCCATCGTCCGGTTACCCTGTACATTACTGTGTCCACGTACCGGACAAAGTCCTGCCCCCGATTTACCCAATTGTCCAAAAAGCAATTGAAGGTTAACGATTTCACGCACCGTAACCAAAGAGTGTTTGTGTTGAGTTATCCCCATTGCCCAAGTACAAATGACGCGTTCGGCATTCTGATAAATAGCAGCCGCTTCACGCAATTGTGCTTCAGTCAATCCCGATTGATCTTCAATCAATGACCACTCAGTTGCTGCAACACGTTGCAAATAAGCATCCACTCCGTTGGTGTAAGTTGCGATAAATGCCAGATCAAAAATACCTGATTTGCCTTCACTCAACAGGGCATTATGGGTCTCTAAAAGTGCTTTGACTATCCCTCGCACCGCAGCCATATCGCCACCCAATTTGGGCTGATAGTAACGGTGGCTAATTTCCCCAGCCATTGGGGTAATCACTTCAAGCGGTTTTTGTGGATCAGCGAAACGTTCCAATCCGCGCTCACACAAGGTATTAAAAGTGACGATGCGTGCTCCACGTTCAGCAGCCTGTCGTAAGCTATGCAGCATTCGTGGGTGATTTGTTCCTGGGTTTTGACCAAATATAAAAATGGCATCGGCGTGATCAAAATCTTGCAGCCGGATGGTGCCTTTCCCAACACCTAAGCTTGCCAACATACCGGAACCGCTGGCTTCATGGCACATATTAGAGCAATCCGGGAAGTTGTTGGTTCCCACTACACGACCAAACAACTGGTACAACCATGAAGCCTCATTACTGGCGCGCCCTGAAGTGTATAGCTCAAGCTGATTAGGGTTATCCATCGCCTTAATGTGGTTGGCAATCAGGGTAAAAGCATCATCCCAACTGATCGGCTCATAATGATCCGTCTGCGGGTTATAGCTCATCGGTTCAATCACTCTTCCCTGGTATTCAAGGAAATAATCACTTTGTTGGTAAAGTTGACTAACGCTATGGGTTGCGAAGAATTTTCGATCAACATACCGACGAGTTGCTTCCCAAGTAACTGCCTTGGCACCGTTTTCACAAAAACTAAACAAGCTTTTGTTGTCATCTCCCCATGCGCATCCGGGGCAATCAAACCCCTTGGGTTTATTCATGCGCATCAGGTTAACCATATTTTTCAGTGCTTGTTTACTATCAAAGACAAAACGGGTTGTTGCCTCCAGTGAACCCCAACCACCAGCTGCCGCATGGTAAGGTTTTATTTTTGACTTGAATTTCATAAAAATCTCTATTTTTTATGTCGTGACCAACACGATCAGGCCACATATTTACAGGTGAACCAATAACATCGATTTCATTCATTGGCGGCTTACCACCGATGTGATCATACTCCTATCTGCCCATTGTGATAATTATTTCCGTGGTTATATCACGAAAAAACCGAACTATTTGCCAAGTATACAGGCACTATTGCTAGTGCCCTTGATGCCATTAAGATCAAAAATTAGTGCTGAACGTATCAAAGTTATCGGCTTTAACAAATTTGGCAGCGTTAAGCATCTCTTTACCATCTTTGTCTTCACTTAGTTCATTGTTATTGAAAGTAATTTTCATCACATCCTGAATCTTACCTTTACCATCAATATAACCTTGAGACAGAAGATACTGGAAAATCTCTTCTGATTTATTCGCTCCACTGATGCCGTGAATCCTCCTACATAATAGATTCACTAAAACAGGGCAATAGCTTGATAAACAAGGGATTAGGAAAGTATCGAGTGGAATGAAGATTGCACACTATCTCACTTTTTAAGCTGGGTATTTGGTGAGAATCAGGCACAAAAAAATAGTAATGAAATTGGCTTAACAATTACCACCAACTATTGAAATGTCATATGCATCACAACACATAACAAAAATAAATGAAATACTCTATTATGTGATATTTATTTAACGTGTAGAATTAATATAAAATCCATTTACGACAAACAACTAAACATTAACATGAAAATTGCCATTATTAAATTAAACAAATAAATTACTATATTCACTCCCATTCTCCCTACAATGAACATTTAAAAACAACCAACAATGCATCCAATAGATAAGAATAAATCGCTATACAAAACTTGTAACACAGGTATTATTATTATTTATATAGAAGTTCACAGTTATAGCTAATGATATTTTTTCCAGCTTTAACATGAATAAACTACAAATTAGGAGAAAATAAAATGCCATTCCATGAGCCTTTTACAAAAAAATAAAAATTGGAGATCTAATTTACGGATTGCATCCAGAAAGAATAAAATATTTAAAACACTACGAACCATTTAAAAGTATCATCCCAGCTAAAAGCACTAATGGCTTTGAATGTGTTGATAAAGTTAATTACTTTCACTTTCGACCAATATTCATAGATAATTACGTTCTCCCACAGGAAAAACCTCGACGAAAGGGAGAATCACCAAAGGAGATAGAAGAATATGAAGACCGCTATTCCATCTGGAAACGCGATTCGGACAACATGAAATCGTCGAAACACTACCCCTACCAAAAAAGCTTTACCTCATATGGTAATAACCATAAAAAATATAATACTGCATTTAGCGAAACACTAACAAAAGAAGGGATTGGTAAATTATTTTCACGAAAATGTAAGGCAGGATTATCTTGGATAACCATGAGCAATAGTAATAATGATATAGTTAAAAATAATACGATACATTTTATTCTTGATAATATAGATATGTGGTATGTAACAACGAAATCAAACTATCGTCAAGATAGACCTGATGTAACTGCAACAGAATTGAGGTGGATCTATAGAAACAGGGAAAATCCTAACGTGCAAGAAAAAATACAGTTTTGGCTGAATGGTCACCCCACTCTACCACCTTGGGAAAATGAAAAAGGAAAAGAAATATGGAAACTATATACACCAAAGTCTGAAATTGAAGAGGCTTTTAACGCTAACTTACAGCTATAGATTGATATTTCTAATGCATATAGAAAAAATTTATTTGGGTGAATAATTTTGTTAACCTCAGCTTCGTTTAAAAATAGCGATATCATTATCCCGTAGATTCAAGCTCGGTTTTTTAGGCTGGAAGGTATAGGCAATAAGGCCTGCGGCGATTTCCATTTCCAGCAGAAAACCGAGCTGACTACGACGTCTGATCATGTATTCAAATCGTTGATCGTCCTCAAACATAATATTCACGTTCAATGAAAGTGCCGATGATTTTGTCATGCATTTCAGGTGATTTTGAATAACCGAGTGTTTTACGGTTCAGGCGCTTTATTCGGTTACGTAAAGCTAAGTTTTCGCGTTCGATACGTTGAGTAAAATATTGTCCAACCAGATGGTTGGCGGAAGGCAGTCAATTATAGGCTCGGTAATTATCAGTACACCAAAAGGCTATCTTGAATTTAGACAGTTTTTTCAATAACTTTTTCAACGTTTTCTTGTTTCGTCTACCAAAAGCATGCGCGAGTTAAATCGTCTTTTATATTCAAAAAGTAATCAGGTGAAATGCCAAATCGTCTATGACAAAATAAGCCGACCCTAATATCTGGAGGAGGAATACCGAGACGGTATTCATGACACAACATGACGCAAGACCATCAACTACAAGTAGAAGCCATTAAATGTGGCACAGTTATCGATCACATCCCAGCTCATGTCGGCTTTAAGTTATTGTCACTGTTCAAACTCACCGAAACAGACCAGCGCATTACGATTGGCCTGAATCTACCTTCCAACCATTTGGGTAAAAAGGATCTGATCAAGATTGAAAACACCTTTCTGACAGAACAACAGGCAAACCAACTCGCCATGTATGCACCCAATGCCACAATCAATAACATTGAAAATTACGTTGTCGTCAAAAAAATGCCAATCAACTTGCCAGACCAGATCGACAGTGTTCTTGTCTGCCCAAACAGTAATTGCATCAGCCATAACGAACCTGTCGACAGCAGCTTCTATGTTATGTCAGAAAAAGACGATGTGGTGTTACGCTGTAAGTACTGTGAGAAAGAATTTGATCGTCAAGCCGTTATCGATAACGATTAACCGCCGATTCAAATAATCTATCTGCTGCCAGTTCAGGTAATCTGTAAGAATGTCCTGTATCAATTGATGCGGGACAAAGGATCACTATAATGGCAATCCAGAAAATTTTTCCATTTAGATGTCAAACAGGAGTTTCTAATGTCACGTTCTATCCATACCGAAAATGCTCCAGCAGCCATCGGCCCTTATGTTCAAGGCGTTGATCTGGGCAGCATGGTTATCACTTCCGGCCAGATCCCTGTTGATCCAAAAACCGGTGCTATCCCTGAAGAAGTCACTGCTCAAGCCCGCCAATCTTTGGAAAACGTTAAAGCGATTATTGAACAATCTGGCTTAAAAGTGGCTGATATCGTAAAAACCACGGTGTTTGTTAAAGATCTGAATGACTTTGCTGCCGTGAACGCAACTTACGAAGCGTTCTTCGCTGAACACAATGCGCCATTCCCTGCCCGTTCATGTGTTGAAGTTGCCCGTCTGCCAAAAGACGTGAAAATCGAAATCGAAGCTATCGCTGTTCGTCGCTAATTTGCCGTTTTTCCAGCCCTGATCACTTCGGTATCAGGGTTGATATTCCCATCTGGTTTTCCTCTTTTTCTTTGTCTTAGATCAACTTCTTCGGTTGTATATTGACGCATAAAATCTACATATTGTGCTTTAATATAATAAACACACTATATATAGTATTTATACACAAAATTATCCACATCAATAACAGAAAGTGAGACGTCCTCTCATTTTTGCTGTGGATAACATATTGAGGTGCCATATTGTGAAAATGGTTGTGACGCAACAGGGTGACATGAGTAAGGGCAATACCTGTGAACAGGCATCCCATACATGGCATGATCGGTTAGATCAAGAAATTCGGGGCCTGATCGAGCAAAGCAATTTCTCTCTTCTCAATGAAAATGCCAATAAAGACAGTAAGGTTATTCCAACCCAGCGTGACTTATTGGCGGGAATTGTCGCCCGACAATATGCGAAGCAGCATATGCTACCGCATGATGTTGTACAGGCACACGATAGAGGAGAAATTCACTATCATGATCTGGATTACGCCCCGTTTTTTCCTATGTTCAACTGTATGCTGATCGATTTGCAGGGTATGTTGACTAACGGTTTTAAAATGGGCAATGCGGAAATTGAACCGCCCAAATCCATATCTACCGCCACTGCGGTCACTGCCCAGATTATCGCGCAAGTTGCCAGCCACATTTATGGCGGTACAACCATTAATCGCATCGATGAAGTCCTCGCCCCTTTTGTGAAAGCCAGTTATGACAAGCATCTGGCGATTGCCAAAGAGTGGAATATTGCCGATCAAGTTGCCTATGCAGAAGCCCGCACAGAAAAAGAGTGTTATGACGCTTTCCAGTCCCTGGAATATGAAGTCAATACACTGCATACCGCCAATGGACAAACGCCGTTTGTTACTTTCGGCTTCGGCTTGGGAACAACCAAAGAAGCCCGTTTGATCCAAATCTCAATTTTGCGCAACCGCATTGCGGGTTTGGGAAAAAACCGCAAGACCGCCGTTTTCCCCAAGCTGGTTTTTGCCATTCGTGATGGATTGAATCACCGGTTTGGTGATCCCCACTATGACATTAAATTGCTGGCCCTGGAATGTGCCAGTAAACGCATGTATCCCGATATTCTCAATTATGATCAAGTGATTAAAGTAACGGGATCATTTAAAACCCCAATGGGTTGCCGCAGTTTTCTCAGCGTTTATGAGGAAAACGGTCAGCAAATTCATGAAGGGCGTAATAATTTGGGTGTCATCAGCCTGAACCTTCCCCGCATTGCGCTCGAAGCCAAGGGTAATGAAGCTGATTTTTGGCAAATTTTAGATCAACGCTTGTTACTCGCTAAAAAAGCACTGATGACCCGAATTGCTCGCCTCGAAAAGACCAAGGCTCGCGTTGCCCCGATCCTCTATATGGAAGGGGCTTGTGGTGTACGCCTGAAAGCAGATGACAATATTGCCGATATTTTCAAGCAAGGCCGTGCTTCTATCTCATTGGGCTATATCGGTATTCATGAAACGATAAATGCGTTATATGGCAATCACATTCATCTGTTTGATGATAAGCAGCGCCAGCAGAAAGCCATTGCGATGGTTAAACACTTACGTAAGGCCGTCGATCTGTGGAGGCAGCAGACGGGTTATGGGTTTAGTTTGTACAGTACACCAAGCGAGAATTTATGTGACCGCTTTTGCCGTTTGGATACCACTGAGTTTGGCGTAATCCAAGGTGTCACCGATAAGGGCTATTACACCAACAGCTTCCATCTGGATGTGGAAAAGAAGGTCAATCCCTACGATAAGCTGGACTTTGAAGCACCCTATCCACCATTGGCAAACGGTGGTTTTATTTGCTATGGCGAGTATCCCAACCTGCAACATAATTTGAAAGCATTAGAAGATGTCTGGGATTACAGTTATTCACGTGTGCCTTACTATGGCACCAATACGCCCATTGATGAGTGTTACCGATGCGGCTTTACCGGAGAATTTTCCTGTACCAGCAAAGGATTCACCTGCCCCCAATGCAAAAACCATGATCCAGCTCAGGTTTCAGTTACTCGCCGTGTTTGTGGCTACCTTGGCAGCCCGGATGCTCGTCCATTCAATGCAGGTAAACAGGAAGAAGTGAAACGCCGTGTGAAACATCTCAGCAATGGACAGATAGGTTGATAGCATGAATTATCATCAATATTATCCAGTTGATGTGGTAAATGGTCCCGGAACCCGCTGTACGCTGTTCGTGTCAGGTTGTTTGCATCAATGCCGTGGCTGCTACAATCAAAATACATGGCGAGTCGATTCAGGGCTGCCTTTTACGCAAGCAACCGAAGATCAGATCATCGCCGACCTAAAAGATCACCGCATTAAACGGCAAGGTCTGTCACTGTCTGGCGGCGATCCGCTGCATCCTCATAATGTTCGCCGCATACTGCAACTGGTTAAACGTGTACGGGAAGAATGCCCAGATAAGGATATCTGGCTATGGACAGGTTATGTCCTCAATGAATTAAGTGGAATTCAACAAGAAGTGATCAGTTACGTTCATGCGGTTGTGGATGGGAAGTTTGAACAAGCGCTGTATGATCCCACGTTAATTTGGCGAGGCAGCCATAACCAGGTCATCCACTATTTTTAACGCTGCCAATGCAATTTTTTGCCAAACCCGAGGGTGTTATTCACCATTTTGATTTCATTGATATTGAGCTGCCAAATTGGGGATTTGGCCGTCAAAGCGATAGGAAAACGGCGGCAATAACGTGCTCTGGCGATGGTTTCTGCTTCACCTGTCAATGAAATCACTTCACCCCGAAATTGAACACCTTTAATTTGGGCGATATTGCGGGTTTGGCCGGCAACAGTGCCTGCAACGATGGGATTATTTTGCATCATCTGACCGTGGCGTGTATCGGATTCCGTCATAAACCAGAATGCCATGCTAGCCGCATCAAAGACATAAAAGCAGCTCGCACACCATAAATCCTGAGCTGAATACGTGCAAAGAGTGAATACATGTTGTTTGGCAAGATATTGACGAATTATTAAAATTTCTTTATTTAAATCCATATATTTCCACGCCGTTATTTTATTCAAGTCATAACAGAACACGACTGGCACCTTATCCAGTGACGTGTTCTGAATTTGACTCAATAAACCCTGAGATTTGTATAGGAACTCTATAAATTATTTATAAATTTCGGCAATTCCAGTGAGTTGATTCTGGCCATTTGCAGACACAATACGGAAATAGGTTGCGCCAGATTCATCAGCTTTTTTGGATAACTCTGCGGTCAGGCTATCTAGTGTCGCTGCACCACTCGCAGAAACAACGCCAATTTTTTCTCCCTTAGCAACCTGAACTTCTGTAGCAGCAAAAGTACCGAAAGAGACCGCACTTAATGCTAAGATAGCGATAATGTTTTTTACATTTTTCATGTTTTGCTCCTCTACTCATTTTTGACATGGGATTAATTTCTTGTAATTGTGAGCATGTTATACGCTTGTTCAAAATATTATAATTAGCAATTATTGCTATATTTTTTCAATTTTTTTGAACAAAAAACACTGGCATGGGTTAACAAATAGCATATATTTTAATAAATTCATTTGGTTATATTTAGAAATCATCAAAAATCTGGCTTATAATCATGTTCATCACTGAAATGTGAATTAATTTCCCACATAAATTAACTTATTAAAATAATTAAATATAAATAATGAATATTAACGTATCTAACTGGTCTATCTATCTGATCAAAACACGGAATGGCAGCCTGTATACCGGAATAACGACCAATGTATCTCGGCGATTTATGCAACATGCAGCCGGAAAAGGGGCAAAGTGCCTCAGAGGGAAAGGTCCCTTAATGTTGGTCTATCAAAGTCAGATAGGGGAGCAAAGTGTGGCATTGAAAATGGAATATCGCGTGAAAAAACTGAGTAAACAGCAAAAAGAAAGGCTAGTTATTGACCAGCCTCTCTGCATAATGACTTATTTAACCAAAATCGGTTCATCTGAGAAATTTTTCACTCAGGTTATGCCCACAGGTGATCAAAATGGGCAGGATAAGTAACCAGACCGTGACAGTCTTCCTGCGAAATGTCAGCCAGAGGATAGATCAAGAAGTAACTCTCGCAATCAGGCCATTGGCAATACACTTGATACTCATTAGCAAGCTTAAAACCCAAACGGTGGTAGTATTCAGGCTCCCCCAACACAACAACCGCGCCATAGCCAAACTCGTTTAGACTATCCAGTCCTTCATAAACCAACTTTTCACCAAGTCCATGACTACGATATTGTTCCGCCACCGCCAATGGCGCCAAACCTACCCATTGATGATCTTCACCATTGATATCAACCGGCGCGAAACCGGCATAACCTATCACATGACCTTCATCGTCGGTCGCAACAATACCTAATGTCAATAAACCATCTTCTCTTAGTTGATGAATTAACTCAGCTTCTGCCGATGTTTCAAAAGACTGACGCAACAAACGATCAATCCCCATAGCATCGACAGGAATTTCGACCCTGATTAACATGACGATAACACGCGATCGTTCTGATCTGCGCCCTCATTCTGTCCCGCTTTGATTAATCCAGCCAAACGCAATAGACCAAAGCGAAGGATGGATGGCATAGATCCCGCTCTAATGGAATCCATCTGATTTTTCACATATAGTCCCAATTTGGTATTCCCTTCAACCCGCAAACGATGCAGAAAAACAATGTATCAGGAAAAAGATTAAAGAGAAAAGGCGTTGCTTACAATGGGAAATTCGATGATAAATCCCCTATTAAAAAACGTCTACAGAACGGATCGCAACAGCCCTGCAACAATGTAATATTTGAATGATCAAATATCCCTGTTTGCTTCTTTATGGCTGTGATTTTATGAGTATTATGATGAAAAAAATTGTTTAATGCGCTGGATGATACAGCGAAATTCTTTATTACGCAGCATACCAACCAAAATACCCAGCACCATATACATCACGCCAAGCAACAGCATCATGCCAATATCTTTGTACACGCTGTGCAACGGTAATTCCATCTGGTTAACCCCTGCTATCGCTTTTGTTGCCCAGGTCGATGGCAGGGCTGATGAAATTATTCTGACCCACTCAGGCATCGCCTGAAGTGGCCAAATTGTGCCTGATATATAGAAGATTGGTGTGGTAATAAAAGCCAGCGTTAAATAAATCATTTCCACGCTACGCAGACATTCTGTCACCAATTTTCCCAATCCCAATACCGCCAACAGGAACGGGAATGTCAGTAAAAGTACGAGGTAAATCGGTGCATCTTGCCGATATCCCAATATCCACGGCCACAGAATAAAAAAGATCACTGACAGAAATAGCCAGATTGGGATCAAAGCAGACAATGTTCCTAAATAGACGGGCAGCGGTGGGTTACCTTTAGGGGTTTCCCGTAGGGTAATACTGACGCGAACACAAGCCACTAACAAGGAGTGTTGCAACAGCATGACCAATAAACCAGGAAATATGATTGCAGCATAGCTGACACCCGGATTAAATAGCCCAATAGTTTCACTGCGAATCGGTTGTAGCAAGGTTTTCACCTGTTCAATGCTAAAACCCGATTGTAAAAGTAATTTACCATTGTA contains:
- the ridA gene encoding 2-iminobutanoate/2-iminopropanoate deaminase, with product MSRSIHTENAPAAIGPYVQGVDLGSMVITSGQIPVDPKTGAIPEEVTAQARQSLENVKAIIEQSGLKVADIVKTTVFVKDLNDFAAVNATYEAFFAEHNAPFPARSCVEVARLPKDVKIEIEAIAVRR
- the pyrI gene encoding aspartate carbamoyltransferase regulatory subunit, with product MTQDHQLQVEAIKCGTVIDHIPAHVGFKLLSLFKLTETDQRITIGLNLPSNHLGKKDLIKIENTFLTEQQANQLAMYAPNATINNIENYVVVKKMPINLPDQIDSVLVCPNSNCISHNEPVDSSFYVMSEKDDVVLRCKYCEKEFDRQAVIDND
- a CDS encoding YhbP family protein, which gives rise to MDLNKEILIIRQYLAKQHVFTLCTYSAQDLWCASCFYVFDAASMAFWFMTESDTRHGQMMQNNPIVAGTVAGQTRNIAQIKGVQFRGEVISLTGEAETIARARYCRRFPIALTAKSPIWQLNINEIKMVNNTLGFGKKLHWQR
- a CDS encoding GIY-YIG nuclease family protein, with protein sequence MNVSNWSIYLIKTRNGSLYTGITTNVSRRFMQHAAGKGAKCLRGKGPLMLVYQSQIGEQSVALKMEYRVKKLSKQQKERLVIDQPLCIMTYLTKIGSSEKFFTQVMPTGDQNGQDK
- the nrdG gene encoding anaerobic ribonucleoside-triphosphate reductase-activating protein; translated protein: MNYHQYYPVDVVNGPGTRCTLFVSGCLHQCRGCYNQNTWRVDSGLPFTQATEDQIIADLKDHRIKRQGLSLSGGDPLHPHNVRRILQLVKRVREECPDKDIWLWTGYVLNELSGIQQEVISYVHAVVDGKFEQALYDPTLIWRGSHNQVIHYF
- the bhsA gene encoding multiple stress resistance protein BhsA, producing the protein MKNVKNIIAILALSAVSFGTFAATEVQVAKGEKIGVVSASGAATLDSLTAELSKKADESGATYFRIVSANGQNQLTGIAEIYK
- a CDS encoding FdhF/YdeP family oxidoreductase, which gives rise to MKFKSKIKPYHAAAGGWGSLEATTRFVFDSKQALKNMVNLMRMNKPKGFDCPGCAWGDDNKSLFSFCENGAKAVTWEATRRYVDRKFFATHSVSQLYQQSDYFLEYQGRVIEPMSYNPQTDHYEPISWDDAFTLIANHIKAMDNPNQLELYTSGRASNEASWLYQLFGRVVGTNNFPDCSNMCHEASGSGMLASLGVGKGTIRLQDFDHADAIFIFGQNPGTNHPRMLHSLRQAAERGARIVTFNTLCERGLERFADPQKPLEVITPMAGEISHRYYQPKLGGDMAAVRGIVKALLETHNALLSEGKSGIFDLAFIATYTNGVDAYLQRVAATEWSLIEDQSGLTEAQLREAAAIYQNAERVICTWAMGITQHKHSLVTVREIVNLQLLFGQLGKSGAGLCPVRGHSNVQGNRTMGINEKPAKLFLDSMAAHFGFEPPRAHGHHVVEALSAMLRDEVKVLIALGGNLAAAAPDSPRTEEALRHCDLTVHISTKLNRSHLITGKKGALILPTLGRTERDIQATGAQFVTVEDSFSMVHASEGVNKPLFDSQRSETAIIAGIANATVGNTTTINWLELAGDYNKIRDHIAATIPGFDNFNKKCEHAGGFYLGNAAAELRFATPSKKAEFSHAPLPKTLFPQIEGADVPFTLQTLRSHDQYNTTIYGLDDRYRGVYGQREVLFMNPEDIAQLGYQAGDLVDIETVWNDGIERKVSGFKLVPYAIPRGNLAAYYPETNPLVPMESVGDGTGTPTSKSVPVTLSLTEQNEFEPQRIV
- the nrdD gene encoding anaerobic ribonucleoside-triphosphate reductase; this translates as MSKGNTCEQASHTWHDRLDQEIRGLIEQSNFSLLNENANKDSKVIPTQRDLLAGIVARQYAKQHMLPHDVVQAHDRGEIHYHDLDYAPFFPMFNCMLIDLQGMLTNGFKMGNAEIEPPKSISTATAVTAQIIAQVASHIYGGTTINRIDEVLAPFVKASYDKHLAIAKEWNIADQVAYAEARTEKECYDAFQSLEYEVNTLHTANGQTPFVTFGFGLGTTKEARLIQISILRNRIAGLGKNRKTAVFPKLVFAIRDGLNHRFGDPHYDIKLLALECASKRMYPDILNYDQVIKVTGSFKTPMGCRSFLSVYEENGQQIHEGRNNLGVISLNLPRIALEAKGNEADFWQILDQRLLLAKKALMTRIARLEKTKARVAPILYMEGACGVRLKADDNIADIFKQGRASISLGYIGIHETINALYGNHIHLFDDKQRQQKAIAMVKHLRKAVDLWRQQTGYGFSLYSTPSENLCDRFCRLDTTEFGVIQGVTDKGYYTNSFHLDVEKKVNPYDKLDFEAPYPPLANGGFICYGEYPNLQHNLKALEDVWDYSYSRVPYYGTNTPIDECYRCGFTGEFSCTSKGFTCPQCKNHDPAQVSVTRRVCGYLGSPDARPFNAGKQEEVKRRVKHLSNGQIG